A single Hypanus sabinus isolate sHypSab1 chromosome 24, sHypSab1.hap1, whole genome shotgun sequence DNA region contains:
- the zcchc17 gene encoding nucleolar protein of 40 kDa, giving the protein MELPLSSYCKKMEDVPEMYSVSQGEVASVTEYGAFIKIPGCKRQGLVHKSQMSASRVDNPSEIVDVGEKVWVKVIGKEEKDGKVKLSLSMKSVNQGTGKDLDPNNVALDQDERRKRKFKDLTTQKITLEAVLNTVCKKCGCKGHFAKDCFMQPGGVKYSLVPDDEVELANCSSQSECPPPKKKRKEKEKELKKDKGKAASSKSHSSETSDTDNEQGRADVKTHRHSKKTRKSHKKKHKKHKKHKESKKKE; this is encoded by the exons ATG GAACTTCCACTTTCTTCCTACTGCAAAAAGATGGAGGACGTGCCTGAGATGTACTCAGTCTCCCAGGGCGAG GTTGCATCTGTAACAGAATATGGAGCATTTATTAAAATTCCTGGTTGCAAACGGCAAG GTCTTGTCCACAAGTCGCAAATGTCAGCAAGTCGGGTGGATAACCCATCGGAGATTGTTGATGTTGGAGAAAAAGTCTGGGTTAAAgtaattgggaaggag GAGAAGGACGGCAAAGTCAAGCTTTCTCTGTCAATGAAGTCTGTCAATCAAGGAACTGGAAAGGACCTCGATCCAAATAACGTGGCTCTTGA CCAGGACGAGAGGAGAAAACGCAAGTTCAAAGATCTTACCACACAGAAGATAACACTTGAAGCGGTCCTAAACACGGTTTGCAAAAAATGTGGATGTAAAG GGCATTTTGCAAAAGATTGCTTCATGCAGCCAGGAGGCGTTAAGTATAGCCTGGTTCCTGATGATGAAGTGGAATTAGCCAACTGTTCCAGCCAATCTGAGTGTCCACCTCCAAAGAAGAAAAGGAAG gagaaagaaaaggaactGAAGAAGGACAAGGGAAAGGCAGCTTCTTCCAAATCCCATTCTTCAGAGACATCGGACACAGACAATGAGCAGGGCCGTGCAGATGTGAAAACGCACAGGCATTCAAAAAAGACTCGGAAGTCACACAAGAAGAAGCACAAAAAGCACAAGAAACATAAAGAATCCAAAAAGAAGGAATAG